Within Halalkalibaculum roseum, the genomic segment GCTCATTCTTGTTGATAGCACAACAGATTTCCGGGTCTTTGCTCCACATCTGCTGCACTTGGGTTGTCATGTGTCGCGACGGATCTGGCTTGAGGGTAATTACCTGTAAATTCAATAATCGGGTCAGCCGATTTTTATAGTTTATTGTCTCTTTAAAGTGATAACCCGTATCTATAAAATAGATGGGACAATCGGGCTTGATTCTGCTTATGATATGCAACAGTACGGCAGAGGTGGTTCCGAAAGAAGAGGTGACCAATACTTTGTCAAAGCTGTTGAATACCTGTGCGACCCGGGCATCAACAATTTTCGACGTGAGAGCTTTGTTTATCTTATCCTTGTTTAAAAGACGCATGACAACTGACTTATGATGACAATTGTAAAATCGTGTTAATTTAAAAAATTATAGCATAGTGAACATTTTAAATATTGAACAGCGAGATCACACCCTTTGGGCTGCCATCAACCGCCCTGAATCGCGCAATGCCTTGAACTTTGCGCTAATGGACGCTTTGGAAAATACCATTGATCGGTTGGAGTCTGATGCATCTATCCGCACTTTTGTGCTTAGCGGGACTGATGGTCACTTCATATCGGGAGGAGACCTCCGTGAATTTCATACCATCAAAACAGCAGAAGAAGCCAAACCCATGGCAAAAAGGATGCTATCCCTCTTTAAACGAATCGAACAGCTCCCCTGCTGGACGATTGCGTGTATCAACGGGGCAGCCTATGGCGGCGGTTGGGAAACCATGCTTGCTTTTGATTTCAGAATTGCTTCGGAAGATGCTGTCATTGGGTTTACACAAGGTAAGTTTTACCTGCCTCCGGGCTGGGGCGGACTTACCCGTCTGGTAGAAATTGTCGGCCGATCCACAGCACTGAAATGGCTGGCGGAAACCGCCGTGATTGAAGCAGATACTGCCCTTTCTCACAAATTGATCAATAGAGTGAGCATAGAGAATGAGCTGATAGACAATACCTGGCAATGGGCAGAGGAGCTGAGTCATAATGACCGTGACTTCATCAAAACATTAAAGGAGGGTGCTCTGCGCATAACCGAAGCCCGATGGAAAGCCATACATGAGGAGCTGGATAGCTTTTCCAAATTCTGGGAAGACAAACGTCATCATCAAAGAGTGGAGAAATTTTTGAACAGGAACAGGGATTAAATTAACTAGCTGCTACTCTTCTGCTTTAGGTCTCAGTGCCATATTTGCTTCGTATCGTTGACCTTTCCTCAATAGTTCGATACGCATCGTATCTCCTTCGGCGTACTCACGAAAGAGGGCTTTCAAATGCATCTGACTCTGCACCCGCTCGTCCCCGACTTTCAGGATGATGTCTCCGGGAACAATACCGCATTCAAATGCCGGACCGTCTTTATTGACACTGGTTACAAGCAAGCCGGGCACTTGCGGCAGGTTGTATTTTCTGACCAGCTGGTAGGTCATCTCAGTGGTTTCCATTCCGGGATTATAGGCCATAGATACTTCTCCGGTGGAGGCAAGCTGGTCGATAATTTTTTCTACCCGGTTGCTGGGAATAGCAAATCCCAAACCTACGAAGCCGCTGCTGGTTCCTCCCGTAAAAATAAAGGTATTCACCCCGATCACTTCACCGGCACTATTCACCAGTGGCCCGCCTGAATTCCCCCTGTTAATTGCGGCATCGGTCTGAATCATATTCAGATACACCCGGGGCTGGTTAGGATCCGGTCTGAAATCTCTGTTGACAGCACTGACTACCCCAACCGTTACCGATGGCTGGGCGGCCTCAAAGAGTCCGAAAGGATTGCCGATAGCAAGTGACCACTCTCCTACCATTACTTCATCGGAATCACCGAACTCTACATAAGGAAACTTCCTATCAGCTTTAATTTTCAAGAGTGCCAGGTCGGCAAGTTCGTCAGCTCCCAGAATCTCTGCTTCGTATTGGGTGCCATCCGTCAGGGAAATCATAATTTTCTGAGCGTTTTTATCGGCGACATGCTCGTTGGTCACTACTAAACCGTCTTCGCTAATGATGAATCCCGACCCCATGCTGCTGAACTCGCGTTCGGTAGGAGCAAAGAAAAAACGGTTATAAAATTCATCAAATGCCAGCCGTCTTCCTCCCTGCCGAACCTCGGTTACCGTAATGCTGACGGTTGCAGGACTAACTTTTTTTACAGCCTCTGTGATGGCGGTATGGCGGCTGTTGTAAATTTGCTGATCTGCATCCTGGGTAACTGCATCCTGTGTAGTGTATCCCTCACTGTCACTCGCGGCCAGTCCCGGAGAAGTTCGAACAGGTCCGGAGTCAGCCACTGAAACAGAAGCATTATCATTAACTGGCGCCGGTTCCTGTTGAGAACAAGCTGAAAAAAGAATAGAAATGGCTACTAGTATACCGGAAAGCGTCTTGAACATAATTTTTATGTGAAGCAGTAATTACGACTTATCAATTTCGGCCAGTTGTTTGGAACCGATGCCAACTACTTCTTTAATGGTTTCTTCAAGCGGACCGGGATGCCATGCACCCGAAGCTTTTTTGTGTCCGCCACCGCCGATTTCACGTGCCCACTTGTTCACATCTACTTCATTGCTTTTGGAGCGCAGGCTCATTTTGACCCCTTCTCCAAGGTCTTTGAACAATATTGCGGCTTTAATACCGGCAACACTCAGCGGATAGGCTACAAAGCCCTCACAATCATCATTGGTTGTATCGGTCTCCTCCAACATTTCGCTTGTAACGTACATAGTAGCGATTTGATTGTCTTCATGCAGCTTGATAGTACTCATCGCCCTACTCAAAAGGTGAAGCTGGTTCAGACGCTTGTTTGAGAATACTTTTTCAGCAACTACGTTGGGACGAAACTCACCGATACGCAGCAGTTCCGAAGCAATATTCATTGTTTCCGGGGTGACGCTGTCATACTGCAAGGAGCCGGTGTCAGTTAGAATTCCGGTATATAGCGCCTTGGCCGATTTACTGTCGAGCTGCTTGATATCGTTTTGAAGGAAGAGATGAAAGATAAGCTCACAGGTAGAAGAAGCCTCCTCAACGGAAATAGTCATATCAAACCCATCCTGGGGATCCGGATGATGATCAACCATATAGCTGGGTTTGGGATCGTCTTCCATATACTCTGCGTAGCTTCCGAAACGAGTAGGTGAGTTTCCATCTAGCAAAAGAAATGCGTCGCACTGCTTGAGGGTCTCCTCACGGGGCTCTTCAATGGTATAAAAGTCAGTGAGCCACTGCAGGTTTAAAGGAATCTGATCATCATTGAATGCAAAAGCCCGAATTCCATTCTTTTCAAGCCATCGGCACGCCGCCACCTGGGCACCGATACAATCACCGTCCGGACGTATATGCGAATAAACACCCACTGTGCGATGTTCCTTCAATTTTGAGACCAGCTCTTCAAACATGATGAAAATGAATTATTAAGCTAAAAAATAAGCTTACTAAAATGGGGTATAGAATGGAAGAAAGCAATATTTTTTTCACCCCTTTCAACCGGCTTGATTTAATGCTTTCGAATGCTGCAAAAGAAGTTTATATATTCACCATAATCATGAAAACGCTGATACTTTGTAACGGATCACCGCCTTCCAAGCAACTCTTTGGAGAATGTCTAGAGTGGGCTGATTTATTTATTGCAGCAGACGGTGGAGGCAATGTAGCACACAGCTTGAATACGCTGCCCGATATCGTTATAGGTGATCTTGACAGTTTTGAATACCCCGACAGTGAATCGTACATGGTCTTATTTGACCCTGACCAGGAGACAAATGACTTGGAAAAGGCATTGAAAAAAGCTATTGATGAAGGGGCGATGGAACTGATTGTGTTGGGAGCGACCGGCAAGAGGCTTGACCAGACACTTAAAAATCTTTCGGTAATGAAGCAGTTCAACAACAGTTTCAACTCCCTTGTCTATAAGGATAATTATGGTGATACCTTTATTCTTCCCGACATCTACCGAAAGGAGCTGGAACCGGGCACCCAGATTTCACTGTTCCCTTTATCAGGTGAGGTTACCGGTATTCATACCGAGGGACTGAAGTATTCCCTAACGGATGAAAAATTGATGAATGGGGTAAGGGACGGTTCATCCAATGAAGTGGTTTCAAGCCCCATTGAAATTACCCACAAAGAGGGTGACCTTCTGATGTTCATTGCGCGAGAGAGATAGCTGAATTTCAAGCTCTTAATTAAAGGAAATTATCATAAAACCGCACTTAACCCTCTTTAGAACGAAATGGGCTAGCCTTTTAATAAAAGCTATCTTTCAAATTATTAACCCCGAACTCATTAGGTGTCATTCCGACCGAAGCGGAGGAAACTCATCCGTTTGATAAATGAAAAACCATGTTTAAATGCAAGTAACAAACTATTCAAAATCCTTTCATTATTTGTTCTCATTTCTCCCATTGCAATGATAAATCTTGCCATTGAGGGTTTAATCTATTGATCAACTTCAACTTCTTCTCTCTACGCCATCCTTTAAGTTGTTTTTCACGACTTAGGGCCCTATCTATATATTCAAATTCTTCATAGTATACTAGTCTCGTTACCCGATACCGGGATGTGAAGCTATTATTATCAGTTTCCCCCTTATGCCACATTACCCTATTGTAGATATTATTGGTGACACCTACGTAAATCACTCTGGAAATACTTGCCATGATGTAAACGTAATACAGGTTATGTTTTCTTTGATAAAGCATATGGAAAAGTCTTTCTTAATAGACCATTTAAATGTCAGATCCTTACATCACCCATTAAAGTTTTATTTAGCAAATGACATGAAACACTGTTAGGGCGGATGAGATCCCTCGGCGGGGCTTCGGGATGACAAAAATTAGGTGAGTTGCCAGTTTAAATAGTACCTGAACTTTTAAATTAGCCAATCCAATCTATTTACTCAGCAAATGGTGCATCAGTGTAAAGACACATGGTATTGCTCCTAATTAGACCATAGCGGATAATCAAAAATATTTCTAGATCCCTGTAAGATGCCATTCTGACTTCAGGATAGATAGTTCTTTACTTTCTACCACTTAGTACACCTGGTGGTAAGGCCGCATATAATCTTACAAATTGTTGAAGCCTTAGTTCGTAACGAATATCTTCCAGCTATTTTGAAACAAACCAGCATTCTTTGAGCGAACTAAGCTTTACCCTACTGGATTGGGGAATCATCCTCTTTTATTTCTGTTTTCTGGTCTTTCTGAGTTGGAAACGGGAAGGCGAAGACAAGGATGAAGAAGCCTTTCTCCTCTCGGGCAGGAAAATGACCTTACCTGCTTTTGTAGCTACCCTTGTCTCTACATGGTACGGGGGGATACTCGGCGTAGGTGAGTACAGCTACCAGTTCGGCATCTCGCAATGGCTATTGTTCGGTTTTCCTTTTTATATCTTCTCTGCACTCTTTGCCTGGCTGCTGGCGGGTAAAATAAGAATGAACAAGGCCCTGTCCCTCCCTGAAGCTGTCGGTAATTTTTACGGGGAGAAAGCCGGCCGTTTTTCTGCAATTCCGGTATTTATCCTGGTTAGTCCGGCACCTTACATCCTGATGCTTGGACTCATATTTCAATACCTGACCGGGGGAGCCGGTGACTTTCTCTGGTACGCCAGTGCAGTAGCTCTCTTTTCGGTAGCCTATGTAACGTTTGGGGGCTTTAGTGCAGTCGTCCGCACGGATATGCTGCAGGTCATACTGATGTTTGCAGGATTCGCTTTTCTGCTTTTTTACGCCGGGGTTGAATTCGGTTCCTTTGGCAAATTGTGGAACGCCGTACCAGACAATTACCGTGATCTGACCGGCGGACAGGACATACAGTATATCCTTGTCTGGTTTTTCATTGCACTTTGGACCTTCGTAGACCCCAGCTTCCACCAGCGAGCTGCAGCCGCCAAAACTCCTGAAACAGCCCAAAAAGGCATATTTATTTCCATTGTCCTTTGGTCGGTATTTGACTTTATGACCCTATTCAGCGGCATGTTCGGCTGGGCCATTTTAGGACCTGACCTTGCTGAACCGATCATGGTCTATCCCTATCTTGCCAATGAAATATTGCCTGTTGGTATGAAGGGTCTATTCTTTGTCGCACTATTGGCCATTATCATGTCAACTATGGATAGCTACCTGTTTCTTTCCGGACAAACACTGGGAAGAGACTTGCTTGTAAAACTGTTTCCGAATAGTTCGAATAACCGACTGACCCGTATTAGTGTACTGCTCGCAGCCGTACTTGGTATCCTGTTGATTATCGTCTATCCAAGCGTCATCGACATTTGGTACGTAATTGGTTCGGTGATGATTCCTGGCATACTGTTACCCGTACTGGGTATCTATATACGTCTGTTCACCTTGAAGAAGGGTTGGGTAGTACCCACCATGGTGGTATGTATAGGTATTTCATTGACCTGGTTAGTATTGGGAACCATTTATAGTACCGAAGCCTATTCATATACCTTCCTGGGACTCGAACCCTTCTATCCCGGGTTGTTTGCAAGTATACTATTCTGGCTATTTGGCAGAGATAAGAGTGAAGACCTGATAGCAGAAACCGAGTTCACCAGGGAATTAAAAAACGAGTAAGATCAGGTACTTTTTAAGATGTGACCCAGGTTTAGCTTGTGGATAGGGATTAGATACTTAAGCGCCATGGCATCTTTCTGAATATTAAGCAAACCGGTGCCCCTGAAGTCTACAATACAATAACCGTCAAGCAGCCTGACTACTTCTCCGATCCCGTAATATTCGGGACAAGGACCGTAATAGACTAAGTCACCCAACTGGATATTATTATCCGCCCTGCGGTTAAATGGATAAATAACCGGCAAACGATCCAGACGATATGATAACTTGTTTGCGCCCATGGGGCTTAATATATAGGATTATGTTCCTTTTTGCTGTATGACAAATTTTCGCTTTGTCGGGGCGAGTGATGTAATGGTAATCCAAACAGCTTCGGCGGGGATAATATCGCGAATCCGTTCCGGCCATTCAATAACTGAAACGCCCTCCCCATAAAAATATTCTTCAGCACCTATCTCAATAGCCTCATGAACCGATTCCATCCGGTAACAATCAAAATGATAGAGCGGTATACTTCCCGGGTATTCATTGATCAACGTGAAAGTAGGCGATTGTACATCCGACTCCTCTATACCAAAAGCTGTTACCATTCCCTTAACGAAATGGGTTTTCCCCGCACCGAGATCACCCTCAAGGCAGACCACATCCCCGGCCTTGAGACTCCGGGCAAAATCAGCAGCAAACTTTTTGGTCTGCTCTTCTGACTCACTTATAAATTCTTTCTCACTGCTCATTTTGGTTTAGAGAAATGTTTAATACAGATATTTGTTCCTGTTTGAAAAAGTACGTCCGCTTAAGGCTGAATAATCTGCAAAGAAGTCGAAATATTAACCAAAGCACAAAATCTATCTGCGCATCAATGTCTTAGGGCGTAGGGTTGCAATAGGCAAAATCATCTCTTCCATACTGGCACCGCCGTGCAGAAAAGTATCCTTATACCGGCTTTGGTAACGGTGATAGTTGGTCGGATAAACAAAGTAATAGTCTTCCTTAGCAATGATATAATTGTTCACTATTCCCGGGGCGGGCAATTTATAGGATGCCGGATCATCAATAAAGATGGTCGCATCCTCGTCGGCATTTAAATTTCTGCCATATTTGTAGCGCAAACTGGTTGAGGTATCCTTGTCCCCATACACCTTGGCATCACGAAGAGCTCTCACTGCACCGTGATCGCTGGTAATCACTATGGTAACCTCTTCGTCCGAGAGAATCTTAAATATGTCATGGAGTGAAGAGTGCTCGAACCAAGTCTTGGTAAGTCCCCGGAAAGCCGGAACATCGGGAGCAATTTCTTTAAGGATATCAGAGTCCGACCTTGAGTGAACCAGAGTATCCACGAAATTGTAGACAAAAGTGCTCAAGGGCGATTGGGTATAATTCATGATACGATCCGTTACCCGTTTCCCCTCCTCCGCATGAAGTACTTTCTCGTATTTGGCGTTGATATTCAGTCCCTCCCGCTCCAGCTGTTTCTGCAACAGTTCCTGCTCATATTGGTTCAATGAACTCTCATCCTCCCCACTATGCCAAAGCTTCGGATATATTTCCATGATCTCCTTGGGATACAGTCCCGAAAATATAGCATTGCGGGAATAAGGTGTTGCCGTCGGCAGGATGGAATAGTAAAAATCGGTATCGATGTTGTAATATTCAGTCAGCAGATCCTCAAAAACGAGCCATTGATCGTAGCGCATGCAGTCAATCACGAAGAACATAGTGGTCTGACCGTTCTTGATATGCGGGAATACATATTCTCCCATAATATCTATGGAGAGCGCCGGTCGCTGGGGTGTTTTCTGATCTAACCAATTCCGATAGTGCTCTTCAATGAAACGCCCGAACATCTTATTCGCTTCACGATACTGGTCATGCAATACCTGCAACAAGGATTCTTCGCCCGATTGCAGATCAATATCCCAACGTATCAACTGCTGATAGATGTTGATCCAGTCTTCCCAGGTTGTTTCTTCACGAATGCGCTGGGAAATCTTGTTGAAGTTTCTCAGGTAGGACTGCGCAAATTTTTCAGAGCGAATTCGTTTTCGGTCAAGAATACGCTTTACCGTAAGCAGGATTTGGTTCGGATTGACCGGCTTAATCAGGTAATCGGATATTTTTCCACCGATGGCATCTTCCATGATCGACTCCTCCTCACTTTTGGTGATCATAACCACAGGAAGAGAAGGCTGAATGGTTTTTATCTTATTAAGCGTAGCAAGACCGTCCATGCCCGGCATCTGTTCATCCAAAAAAACGATGTCAAAAATCCGCTCTTTAATGAGCGTAACAGCGTCATCACCGTTTGTGACAGGTGTAATTTCAAACCCTTTATTCTCCAGGAAAATAATATGGGGCTTAAGCTGATCTATTTCGTCATCAGCCCATAATATCCGATTAGACATTGCAGATTCATTTATTCATAATAGGATCCTTAAGTTGAATAAATGGGAGCAACTTTTCCAATCGCTTTTTCCCTATTCCCTTGATCTTTAAAAGCTCATCGTATGAAGTAAATGCCCCGTTTTTCGTTCTGTATTCGATAATTCTTGAGGCATAGGCAGGACCAATACCGGGGAGACTTTCCAGCGTTTTGGCGTCCGCCGTATTGATATTAATCCTGGCTAAAAGAGATTGATCCATCGTTTCCCCGGTTGCAGCTTTTTCGACCTTAATACTGTCAGCAGGAATGGTGTCGGAAGCCATTGCTGAAACCTTTTCAATTTCGGGATGATACCTGGCCAGGATAGCATTCTCTTTTTGACGCAGAATCTCTGTTCGCTTTTTGAACTCAGTTTCCAGTTCCGAATAGTATTGTTCATCGTAGGGTGAAGATACGGGTATCAGGCTTCTGATGAGTGTCACTATTAACAGAATAGCCATCAAAACCGTAAGAGATACGCGCTCAGCCTTGGTTATTTTCAAATTTTCAAGCCAGAAGAACAGTTTTCTTTTCATCTTGTTACCCCATTTGCTAAAACAATTACCGGTTATTTGGTATGACTTCCCAGACCTTCATTCCTTACAAATTGTAGCTTGTTTTCAAGAAATTTTGTTCGGATGTTCACGCACAGAAATGACAGACAAGCGCACATACCGCTATAACAACCTCCCTGTTGCCTATCGAAAAACAGGAACCGGGAAACCTATGATCATCCTTCACGGGTGGGGAAGTAGCAGCCGGGT encodes:
- a CDS encoding phosphoadenylyl-sulfate reductase, whose translation is MRLLNKDKINKALTSKIVDARVAQVFNSFDKVLVTSSFGTTSAVLLHIISRIKPDCPIYFIDTGYHFKETINYKNRLTRLLNLQVITLKPDPSRHMTTQVQQMWSKDPEICCAINKNEPLRNIKTEYNVWVSGLIGYQSSYRNSLRILEEQSDILKFYPLIDWNKSLVDEYLENHGLPFHPLVDKGYHSVGCTHCTVPGLGRSGRWADSPKTECGLHN
- the tsaE gene encoding tRNA (adenosine(37)-N6)-threonylcarbamoyltransferase complex ATPase subunit type 1 TsaE, which translates into the protein MSSEKEFISESEEQTKKFAADFARSLKAGDVVCLEGDLGAGKTHFVKGMVTAFGIEESDVQSPTFTLINEYPGSIPLYHFDCYRMESVHEAIEIGAEEYFYGEGVSVIEWPERIRDIIPAEAVWITITSLAPTKRKFVIQQKGT
- a CDS encoding S1C family serine protease, with the protein product MFKTLSGILVAISILFSACSQQEPAPVNDNASVSVADSGPVRTSPGLAASDSEGYTTQDAVTQDADQQIYNSRHTAITEAVKKVSPATVSITVTEVRQGGRRLAFDEFYNRFFFAPTEREFSSMGSGFIISEDGLVVTNEHVADKNAQKIMISLTDGTQYEAEILGADELADLALLKIKADRKFPYVEFGDSDEVMVGEWSLAIGNPFGLFEAAQPSVTVGVVSAVNRDFRPDPNQPRVYLNMIQTDAAINRGNSGGPLVNSAGEVIGVNTFIFTGGTSSGFVGLGFAIPSNRVEKIIDQLASTGEVSMAYNPGMETTEMTYQLVRKYNLPQVPGLLVTSVNKDGPAFECGIVPGDIILKVGDERVQSQMHLKALFREYAEGDTMRIELLRKGQRYEANMALRPKAEE
- a CDS encoding ComEA family DNA-binding protein, yielding MKRKLFFWLENLKITKAERVSLTVLMAILLIVTLIRSLIPVSSPYDEQYYSELETEFKKRTEILRQKENAILARYHPEIEKVSAMASDTIPADSIKVEKAATGETMDQSLLARININTADAKTLESLPGIGPAYASRIIEYRTKNGAFTSYDELLKIKGIGKKRLEKLLPFIQLKDPIMNK
- a CDS encoding DHH family phosphoesterase, producing MFEELVSKLKEHRTVGVYSHIRPDGDCIGAQVAACRWLEKNGIRAFAFNDDQIPLNLQWLTDFYTIEEPREETLKQCDAFLLLDGNSPTRFGSYAEYMEDDPKPSYMVDHHPDPQDGFDMTISVEEASSTCELIFHLFLQNDIKQLDSKSAKALYTGILTDTGSLQYDSVTPETMNIASELLRIGEFRPNVVAEKVFSNKRLNQLHLLSRAMSTIKLHEDNQIATMYVTSEMLEETDTTNDDCEGFVAYPLSVAGIKAAILFKDLGEGVKMSLRSKSNEVDVNKWAREIGGGGHKKASGAWHPGPLEETIKEVVGIGSKQLAEIDKS
- a CDS encoding thiamine diphosphokinase codes for the protein MEESNIFFTPFNRLDLMLSNAAKEVYIFTIIMKTLILCNGSPPSKQLFGECLEWADLFIAADGGGNVAHSLNTLPDIVIGDLDSFEYPDSESYMVLFDPDQETNDLEKALKKAIDEGAMELIVLGATGKRLDQTLKNLSVMKQFNNSFNSLVYKDNYGDTFILPDIYRKELEPGTQISLFPLSGEVTGIHTEGLKYSLTDEKLMNGVRDGSSNEVVSSPIEITHKEGDLLMFIARER
- a CDS encoding GIY-YIG nuclease family protein encodes the protein MLYQRKHNLYYVYIMASISRVIYVGVTNNIYNRVMWHKGETDNNSFTSRYRVTRLVYYEEFEYIDRALSREKQLKGWRREKKLKLINRLNPQWQDLSLQWEK
- a CDS encoding response regulator: MSNRILWADDEIDQLKPHIIFLENKGFEITPVTNGDDAVTLIKERIFDIVFLDEQMPGMDGLATLNKIKTIQPSLPVVMITKSEEESIMEDAIGGKISDYLIKPVNPNQILLTVKRILDRKRIRSEKFAQSYLRNFNKISQRIREETTWEDWINIYQQLIRWDIDLQSGEESLLQVLHDQYREANKMFGRFIEEHYRNWLDQKTPQRPALSIDIMGEYVFPHIKNGQTTMFFVIDCMRYDQWLVFEDLLTEYYNIDTDFYYSILPTATPYSRNAIFSGLYPKEIMEIYPKLWHSGEDESSLNQYEQELLQKQLEREGLNINAKYEKVLHAEEGKRVTDRIMNYTQSPLSTFVYNFVDTLVHSRSDSDILKEIAPDVPAFRGLTKTWFEHSSLHDIFKILSDEEVTIVITSDHGAVRALRDAKVYGDKDTSTSLRYKYGRNLNADEDATIFIDDPASYKLPAPGIVNNYIIAKEDYYFVYPTNYHRYQSRYKDTFLHGGASMEEMILPIATLRPKTLMRR
- a CDS encoding sodium:solute symporter family protein; the protein is MSELSFTLLDWGIILFYFCFLVFLSWKREGEDKDEEAFLLSGRKMTLPAFVATLVSTWYGGILGVGEYSYQFGISQWLLFGFPFYIFSALFAWLLAGKIRMNKALSLPEAVGNFYGEKAGRFSAIPVFILVSPAPYILMLGLIFQYLTGGAGDFLWYASAVALFSVAYVTFGGFSAVVRTDMLQVILMFAGFAFLLFYAGVEFGSFGKLWNAVPDNYRDLTGGQDIQYILVWFFIALWTFVDPSFHQRAAAAKTPETAQKGIFISIVLWSVFDFMTLFSGMFGWAILGPDLAEPIMVYPYLANEILPVGMKGLFFVALLAIIMSTMDSYLFLSGQTLGRDLLVKLFPNSSNNRLTRISVLLAAVLGILLIIVYPSVIDIWYVIGSVMIPGILLPVLGIYIRLFTLKKGWVVPTMVVCIGISLTWLVLGTIYSTEAYSYTFLGLEPFYPGLFASILFWLFGRDKSEDLIAETEFTRELKNE
- a CDS encoding enoyl-CoA hydratase/isomerase family protein translates to MNILNIEQRDHTLWAAINRPESRNALNFALMDALENTIDRLESDASIRTFVLSGTDGHFISGGDLREFHTIKTAEEAKPMAKRMLSLFKRIEQLPCWTIACINGAAYGGGWETMLAFDFRIASEDAVIGFTQGKFYLPPGWGGLTRLVEIVGRSTALKWLAETAVIEADTALSHKLINRVSIENELIDNTWQWAEELSHNDRDFIKTLKEGALRITEARWKAIHEELDSFSKFWEDKRHHQRVEKFLNRNRD